A region of [Bacteroides] pectinophilus DNA encodes the following proteins:
- a CDS encoding FkbM family methyltransferase, protein MSSFEEFCRKLKGAYDFFQRTKDRDIVIFGAGNTAVLYKECIESEDVDIACFCDNNASKQNTCFMGKKVVAPDSINEMTHNPVVLVLSMNPDVCDKLKKQCRNKNLECSMFDEYLFGKHCRDIYDVYENLNDARSKDVYSTIIECRMEGIPVDENIYSERQYFGIPQFRRNRPGEVFVDCGAFVGDSIEKYIWEKTAVFSEIYGFEPNAQNYNALIERIGRLNREWGLSEDRITAVNAGVGDITGCVSVENTAAVASTTSRIGRYGEGNVKIYALDEFFGDAKVDFIKADIEGFEKNMLYGAKKVIQKNHPLIAVCIYHSAIDMYKIMRIIKKYDDNYKFAVRHHSYDYCETVLYAWWEERDA, encoded by the coding sequence ATGAGCAGTTTTGAAGAATTTTGCAGAAAGTTAAAAGGGGCGTATGATTTTTTTCAGAGAACTAAAGACAGGGACATTGTGATTTTTGGAGCGGGGAATACAGCAGTTTTGTACAAAGAGTGCATTGAGAGTGAGGATGTCGATATAGCATGCTTTTGCGATAATAATGCGAGTAAGCAGAATACATGCTTTATGGGGAAAAAAGTAGTAGCACCGGACAGCATCAATGAAATGACACATAATCCTGTTGTTTTGGTATTATCAATGAATCCTGATGTATGTGATAAGCTGAAGAAACAATGCAGGAACAAGAATCTTGAATGCAGTATGTTTGATGAATATTTATTTGGCAAGCATTGCAGGGATATATATGACGTTTACGAAAATCTTAATGATGCCCGTTCCAAGGATGTGTACAGTACAATTATTGAATGCAGAATGGAAGGAATACCTGTTGATGAAAATATATACAGCGAAAGACAGTATTTTGGTATTCCACAGTTTAGAAGGAACAGACCCGGGGAGGTCTTTGTTGATTGCGGGGCATTCGTTGGGGATTCAATAGAAAAATATATATGGGAAAAGACAGCGGTTTTTTCTGAAATATATGGGTTTGAACCTAATGCACAAAATTACAATGCATTAATAGAAAGAATAGGAAGACTTAATAGAGAGTGGGGGCTGTCAGAAGACAGAATAACTGCTGTTAATGCGGGCGTGGGAGATATAACAGGGTGTGTGTCTGTTGAAAATACGGCAGCTGTTGCTTCAACGACGAGCAGGATAGGAAGATATGGTGAAGGCAATGTCAAAATATATGCATTAGATGAGTTCTTTGGTGATGCAAAAGTTGATTTTATTAAAGCTGATATAGAAGGCTTTGAAAAAAATATGCTATATGGAGCCAAAAAAGTAATACAAAAGAACCATCCTCTTATTGCAGTATGTATATATCACAGTGCAATTGATATGTACAAAATAATGCGTATTATAAAAAAGTATGATGACAATTACAAATTTGCTGTAAGACATCATTCATATGATTATTGTGAAACTGTATTATATGCATGGTGGGAGGAACGTGATGCTTAA
- a CDS encoding spore germination protein has translation MRDFSINAADNVKLMQQKLRMDYNFDILYRTVDIGGKMAGFFFVDGFLQEDLMHKLMQFFMGLKENDVKDVYTFLKVGMPYAEVEKIDDAGKAVTAILSGITCVFIDGFDVGIAIDGRTYPARSVDEPWKDRVMRGSRDGFVETLVFNVALVRRRIRDPLFSAEILGVGERSRSDIVLCYIEDKVDKRFVKQLKKRIESIKVESLTMNVQSLAECLLEKSWINPFPKFKYSERPDTAAAAVLDGNVVVFVDNSPAAMILPTSVFDVLEEADDFYFPPVVGTYLRWSRFIVTIATVLLTPFWLLLINNPSWIPEWLDFIKISANVEVPVLLQLLLLEFCIDGLRLAAVNTPTIMSTPLSIVAGIVVGEYAVSSGWFCPEAMLYMAVVTVATYSQASFEMGYALKFVRIVTLILTAFFDLWGFAAGIVIWILMLAFNNTISGKSYLYPLVPFRWKRLKRKLFRLRLPHENG, from the coding sequence ATGAGGGATTTTAGCATAAATGCAGCAGATAATGTGAAGCTTATGCAGCAAAAGCTGAGAATGGACTACAATTTTGATATTCTGTACAGGACTGTCGATATTGGTGGGAAGATGGCGGGATTTTTCTTTGTTGACGGCTTCCTGCAGGAAGATCTTATGCATAAGCTTATGCAGTTTTTTATGGGACTGAAAGAGAATGATGTAAAGGATGTGTATACATTCCTCAAGGTCGGAATGCCATATGCGGAAGTTGAGAAGATTGATGACGCTGGCAAGGCTGTGACAGCAATACTGTCGGGAATAACGTGTGTATTTATAGATGGCTTTGATGTCGGGATTGCCATTGATGGGAGAACATATCCCGCAAGAAGTGTGGATGAGCCATGGAAAGACCGTGTGATGAGAGGCTCAAGGGATGGCTTCGTTGAGACACTTGTATTTAATGTGGCGCTGGTGAGGAGAAGAATAAGAGACCCGCTATTCTCGGCGGAGATACTTGGTGTTGGGGAACGCTCACGTTCAGATATTGTGCTTTGCTATATAGAGGATAAGGTTGATAAAAGATTTGTAAAGCAGCTCAAAAAACGTATTGAGTCTATAAAGGTTGAATCGCTTACTATGAATGTCCAGAGCCTTGCGGAATGTCTTTTGGAAAAAAGCTGGATAAATCCATTTCCTAAGTTCAAATATTCGGAAAGACCGGACACAGCGGCTGCGGCAGTGCTTGACGGCAACGTGGTTGTGTTCGTTGATAATTCGCCTGCGGCAATGATACTTCCGACGAGCGTCTTTGATGTCCTTGAAGAGGCGGATGACTTCTATTTTCCTCCGGTAGTGGGAACTTATCTGAGGTGGTCGAGATTCATCGTTACAATTGCCACAGTTCTGCTTACGCCATTCTGGCTCCTTCTTATCAATAATCCGTCATGGATACCGGAATGGCTTGATTTTATTAAGATTTCTGCAAATGTAGAGGTGCCTGTTCTTCTGCAGCTGCTGCTTCTTGAGTTCTGTATAGACGGTCTGCGTCTTGCGGCGGTGAATACGCCGACAATTATGTCAACACCGCTGAGTATTGTTGCCGGTATCGTTGTGGGAGAGTATGCCGTATCATCCGGCTGGTTCTGCCCTGAGGCAATGCTTTACATGGCGGTTGTGACGGTTGCAACTTATTCACAGGCAAGCTTTGAGATGGGGTATGCACTTAAGTTTGTGAGAATAGTAACGCTCATTCTTACGGCATTCTTCGACCTGTGGGGCTTTGCTGCGGGGATTGTCATATGGATTCTCATGCTTGCATTTAACAATACTATATCAGGCAAGAGTTATCTTTATCCGCTTGTACCGTTCAGGTGGAAGAGGCTTAAGAGAAAGCTGTTCAGGCTTAGACTTCCGCATGAAAATGGCTAG